A DNA window from Maribellus comscasis contains the following coding sequences:
- a CDS encoding ABC transporter permease yields MIGSIAWRNVWRSKSRSLIMIAAIAIGLFAGVFTMAFMRGAVDAKIESATKSELAHLQVHAPRFLENNNIEYSISDAREMLSKIETLHGVVAASRRLIAEPFVMAAHGTGGGKILGVDVENEKRVTDIWQHLVDGTYLEKNTRMPPVVIGQKMAKKLQLRVGSKINVQMVDIDGNLSSKGYRVSGIYKTTNTGYDETHLFVSYNDLQTQLGVKENTAHEIVVLLEDGTNAPVIKPEIQNIAGNNDVQTWKEISPEMSLLTDSMDQYMYVFILIILLALCFGIINTMLMAVLERVKEIGMLMAVGMNKRKVFVMIILESIMLTFSGGFLGILLGTLVTKFFETTPIDVSMFSEGLEKYGFGSQIYTSLQPNTLFTIGFLVIVTGILSAIYPARKALKLNPAEATRSE; encoded by the coding sequence ATGATTGGATCAATAGCATGGCGAAATGTATGGCGGAGCAAATCGCGAAGCCTGATCATGATAGCGGCAATTGCCATAGGTCTTTTTGCCGGTGTATTTACGATGGCGTTTATGCGGGGAGCAGTTGACGCAAAAATTGAGTCGGCAACAAAGTCGGAACTTGCGCATCTGCAGGTACATGCTCCGCGTTTTCTTGAAAACAACAACATTGAGTATTCAATTTCTGATGCCCGGGAAATGCTTTCAAAAATTGAAACACTCCATGGAGTAGTTGCAGCAAGCAGGCGTTTAATTGCCGAACCCTTTGTAATGGCTGCCCATGGCACAGGTGGAGGAAAAATTTTAGGCGTTGATGTGGAAAATGAAAAACGGGTAACCGATATATGGCAACATCTTGTGGACGGAACCTACCTTGAAAAAAACACCCGGATGCCTCCGGTAGTTATCGGTCAAAAAATGGCTAAAAAACTTCAGCTTCGGGTGGGTTCCAAAATCAATGTACAAATGGTTGACATTGATGGAAATTTGTCGTCAAAAGGATACCGGGTATCAGGAATCTACAAAACGACCAACACCGGCTATGACGAAACACACTTGTTTGTAAGCTACAACGATTTACAGACACAGCTTGGAGTAAAAGAGAATACCGCGCACGAAATTGTGGTTTTGCTGGAGGACGGGACCAATGCCCCTGTTATTAAACCGGAAATTCAGAATATAGCCGGAAATAATGACGTTCAGACATGGAAAGAAATCAGTCCTGAAATGTCCTTACTAACCGATTCAATGGATCAGTACATGTATGTTTTTATCCTCATTATTCTGCTGGCACTCTGTTTTGGCATCATAAATACAATGCTTATGGCTGTTTTGGAACGGGTGAAAGAAATTGGAATGTTGATGGCTGTGGGAATGAATAAAAGAAAAGTTTTTGTAATGATCATCCTTGAATCAATTATGCTCACTTTTTCAGGTGGTTTTTTGGGAATTCTTTTGGGAACTTTGGTTACCAAATTTTTTGAAACAACTCCGATCGATGTTTCGATGTTTTCTGAAGGATTGGAAAAATACGGCTTTGGTTCTCAAATCTATACATCATTACAACCAAACACTTTATTTACTATTGGATTTCTTGTAATAGTAACCGGTATACTTTCCGCAATATATCCGGCCCGAAAAGCATTAAAATTGAATCCGGCTGAAGCAACAAGGTCAGAATAA
- a CDS encoding CAP domain-containing protein, with amino-acid sequence MKLVMMILWLAGFPLNFFSSEEDFSTTTNNWDSNLNTAASTNYLSPLEKEIIFEINKLRSNPAKYANDYIAPLSKNYQRNMLYYPGDKPLRTREGVRALNECVRDLRKQGPLSLVYPSRGLTKAADDHVKDQSRTGRTGHSGSDRSNAKTRIERYGQWKVRIAENIAYGGITAQQIVIYLLIDDGVYDRGHRKTFLHPDFNEVGVATGNHPEYGIMSVMDFAGAFVEK; translated from the coding sequence ATGAAACTAGTGATGATGATTTTGTGGTTGGCCGGATTTCCGTTAAATTTTTTTTCTTCGGAAGAAGATTTTTCCACAACAACAAATAATTGGGACAGCAATTTAAACACCGCTGCCAGTACAAATTATCTATCACCTCTCGAAAAAGAAATCATATTTGAAATTAACAAGCTTCGTTCAAATCCGGCAAAATATGCCAACGATTATATTGCTCCATTATCAAAAAATTATCAGCGAAATATGTTGTATTATCCGGGAGATAAGCCTTTGCGTACGAGAGAAGGCGTTCGTGCATTAAACGAATGTGTTCGTGATTTAAGAAAACAAGGTCCGCTTTCTTTGGTTTATCCAAGCCGCGGCCTTACAAAGGCTGCAGACGATCATGTAAAAGATCAGTCTCGTACCGGAAGAACCGGCCACAGCGGAAGTGATCGTTCAAATGCAAAAACAAGAATTGAACGTTACGGCCAGTGGAAAGTACGAATTGCTGAAAATATCGCATATGGTGGAATCACAGCACAACAGATCGTTATCTACCTTTTAATCGACGACGGAGTGTATGATCGCGGACACCGGAAAACCTTTCTTCATCCTGATTTTAATGAAGTTGGTGTGGCTACCGGCAATCATCCGGAATACGGAATAATGAGTGTAATGGATTTTGCAGGAGCTTTCGTTGAGAAGTAA
- a CDS encoding ABC transporter ATP-binding protein, with the protein MKIIEISKLQKTYDSDSVPVHAVNGVELSFEEGEFAAIVGPSGSGKTTLLNIIGGLDDATEGDVTINNVKITELSSRKLTDFRMHNIGFVFQAYNLIPVLTAKENVEFIMHLQGEKKEARDARATELLKAVGLGEMVNRRPSKLSGGQQQRVAVARALASKPKFVLADEPTANLDSKSTENLLDIMERLNKEEKITFIFSTHDQRVVNKAHRIITLEDGKIISDVRKN; encoded by the coding sequence ATGAAAATTATAGAAATAAGTAAACTGCAAAAAACCTACGACAGCGACTCGGTTCCGGTGCACGCTGTAAACGGTGTTGAGCTTTCTTTTGAAGAGGGAGAATTTGCGGCCATTGTTGGTCCCTCCGGTTCAGGAAAGACAACCTTATTAAACATTATCGGTGGATTAGATGATGCTACTGAAGGAGATGTCACCATCAACAATGTAAAAATTACAGAACTTTCCTCACGAAAACTAACCGATTTTCGGATGCACAATATCGGTTTTGTTTTTCAGGCTTACAATCTTATTCCGGTGCTAACGGCAAAGGAAAATGTGGAGTTTATTATGCATTTGCAGGGAGAGAAAAAAGAGGCACGCGACGCGCGTGCAACCGAATTGTTAAAAGCAGTTGGGTTGGGAGAAATGGTAAACCGCCGTCCGTCCAAACTTTCAGGGGGGCAACAACAGCGAGTCGCAGTTGCCAGGGCGCTGGCATCAAAACCAAAATTTGTTTTGGCTGACGAACCAACAGCCAATCTTGACTCCAAATCAACAGAAAATTTGCTTGATATTATGGAACGACTTAATAAAGAGGAAAAAATAACGTTTATATTTTCAACACACGATCAACGGGTAGTAAATAAAGCACATCGTATAATTACGCTCGAAGACGGGAAAATAATTAGTGACGTAAGAAAAAATTAG